The following are encoded together in the Methylomonas methanica MC09 genome:
- a CDS encoding VPLPA-CTERM sorting domain-containing protein has translation MNLLKTTGFTLLAYALCTQSAFAIAETENNDDFTSRNILAPGILSVEGQLAPGVDLSSLQPNFSFQTALTPDQVISQTITGQVVSTPFFAAIDNSTSGVDTILGVFDQTNTLISLNDDGSPLGNGLASAIGGQVNNDGTIKLQVTGFPNETFSTEPGSHSESGAFDLNVYLGIGSLADLGYGDVDYFSFTGLTPDTAYKAEITSAEFDTTLGLFDANGNLILSDDDGGLGSLSSLTTMVDSTGTINLAVSGFGDFEFLFGSHIQSGQYQLTLTAVPLPASVWFLGSGLAALLGLSKRKRRQP, from the coding sequence ATGAATTTGCTCAAAACAACAGGTTTTACACTACTGGCATATGCGTTATGCACGCAATCCGCATTTGCTATTGCCGAAACCGAAAACAACGACGATTTCACTTCCCGAAATATCCTGGCTCCCGGCATTTTATCCGTAGAAGGCCAGCTGGCGCCGGGTGTCGACTTATCATCCTTACAACCTAATTTTAGTTTCCAAACCGCCCTTACCCCTGACCAGGTTATCTCGCAGACCATTACCGGACAGGTTGTCAGTACCCCGTTTTTTGCCGCCATTGACAACAGCACCAGCGGCGTCGACACCATTCTGGGTGTTTTTGACCAAACCAATACCTTAATTTCGCTAAATGACGACGGCAGCCCATTAGGTAACGGACTTGCCAGTGCCATTGGCGGACAAGTCAATAATGACGGCACGATCAAGCTGCAAGTTACCGGTTTTCCAAACGAAACATTTTCAACAGAGCCGGGTTCCCATTCTGAATCGGGCGCTTTCGACCTAAATGTTTATCTGGGAATCGGCTCGCTCGCGGATCTAGGATACGGCGATGTGGACTACTTCAGTTTTACCGGTTTAACCCCTGACACTGCATATAAAGCCGAAATCACCAGTGCCGAGTTTGATACCACGCTGGGTCTGTTCGATGCCAATGGAAACTTAATATTATCCGATGACGATGGCGGCCTAGGTTCTTTGTCGTCGCTAACGACCATGGTCGACTCAACCGGCACGATTAATTTGGCGGTTAGCGGTTTTGGTGATTTCGAATTTCTCTTCGGCTCGCATATTCAATCCGGTCAGTATCAACTAACCCTGACTGCGGTTCCGTTACCGGCATCTGTTTGGTTTTTGGGTAGCGGACTTGCCGCATTGCTTGGCTTAAGCAAGCGAAAACGTCGCCAACCTTGA
- a CDS encoding AsnC family transcriptional regulator — MQLDDIDRQIIHATQAGLPLVAEPYQAIAEQLGLTAEDVMQRMAKMQQQGVIRRIAAVPNHYKIGYHYNGMTVWDVEEEHVHRLGQRVAELPFVSHCYQRPRHLPDWPYNLFAMVHAKTEQDAERQIAVIAELLGEDVRRQAVLYSTKILKKTGLRIAG, encoded by the coding sequence ATGCAACTCGACGACATCGATAGACAAATCATCCACGCCACTCAGGCCGGTTTGCCGCTGGTGGCCGAGCCCTACCAAGCCATTGCCGAGCAATTGGGTCTGACCGCTGAAGATGTCATGCAGCGCATGGCGAAGATGCAGCAACAGGGCGTGATTCGCCGGATTGCCGCCGTGCCCAATCATTATAAAATCGGTTACCACTACAATGGTATGACGGTTTGGGATGTCGAGGAGGAGCACGTGCACCGCCTGGGACAACGTGTCGCCGAATTACCCTTCGTCAGCCATTGCTACCAGCGACCCAGGCATTTACCGGATTGGCCGTATAACTTGTTTGCCATGGTTCACGCCAAAACGGAACAGGATGCCGAACGGCAAATTGCCGTGATCGCCGAGCTGCTGGGTGAAGACGTTCGTCGGCAAGCGGTGCTGTACAGCACCAAAATACTCAAAAAAACCGGTTTAAGGATAGCGGGATAA
- a CDS encoding Lrp/AsnC family transcriptional regulator: MLSPLHKQLLNNYQQDFPLSPTPYRDIADQLGVSEDEVLAAFQVLAEQQLISRIGPVIAPNAIGSSALVAMAVSEADLAWVAELVSSYPEVNHNYERENRFNLWFVLIADNEAHLHSVLADIEARSGYSTMLLPMLADYFINLGFELNLHD; encoded by the coding sequence ATGTTGTCGCCGCTGCACAAACAGCTTTTGAATAATTATCAGCAGGACTTTCCGCTCAGTCCCACGCCCTATCGCGACATCGCCGACCAGCTCGGCGTCAGCGAAGACGAAGTGTTGGCGGCATTCCAAGTGCTGGCCGAGCAACAGCTGATCAGCCGCATCGGCCCGGTGATCGCGCCGAATGCCATCGGCAGCAGTGCGCTGGTGGCGATGGCGGTATCCGAGGCCGATTTGGCCTGGGTGGCGGAACTGGTCAGCAGCTATCCCGAAGTCAACCACAATTACGAACGGGAAAACCGCTTTAACCTTTGGTTCGTGTTGATCGCCGACAACGAGGCGCATCTACATAGTGTGCTAGCCGATATCGAAGCCCGCAGCGGCTATTCCACGATGTTGCTGCCGATGCTGGCCGACTATTTCATCAACCTGGGTTTCGAGTTGAATCTACATGATTGA
- a CDS encoding MBL fold metallo-hydrolase RNA specificity domain-containing protein, with product MPIPQTAYSAIEHHGAVDGVTGSCHELMIDADNSVLIDCGLFQGAEVSGAGAGANQLAIDFAVDKVRALLVTHCHIDHVGRIPYLVAAGFRGPIFCSEPTAHLLPLVLEDAMAVGISKDRHLIEPFIELINGRIVAVPYAQWRVVPLAQDAGSALQVKFNPAGHILGSAYIECDVAAGKQKQRIVFSGDLGGPFTPLLPAPKSPYRADVLVLESTYGDRLHENRKQRQARLQALIGRCLQNSGVILIPAFSIGRTQELLYELEDIIHRHKTEAVAKGLLWQDMEIIVDSPLASRFTEVYKQLKPYWDAEAKARVRAGRHPLAFEQLTTVNNHHDHLAAVSYLQKTAKPCIVIAAGGMCAGGRIVNYLKALIEDQRTDILLVGYQAAGTPGRDIQQFGPKHGYVELDGRRYTIKAGVYALSGYSAHADKNSLLRFVKGMRKKPDEIRLIHGDDTAKKALQQALAELFPEIRVLIP from the coding sequence ATGCCAATCCCCCAAACCGCTTATTCCGCTATCGAACACCACGGCGCCGTGGATGGTGTCACCGGCTCCTGTCATGAGCTGATGATCGATGCGGACAACTCGGTATTGATCGATTGCGGTTTGTTTCAGGGCGCGGAAGTGTCCGGTGCAGGGGCGGGGGCAAACCAATTGGCTATAGACTTTGCGGTGGACAAGGTGCGGGCGTTGTTGGTGACGCATTGTCATATCGACCATGTCGGGCGGATTCCGTACCTGGTGGCGGCCGGGTTTCGCGGGCCGATTTTTTGTTCCGAGCCGACCGCGCACCTGTTGCCGCTGGTATTGGAAGACGCGATGGCAGTGGGCATCAGCAAAGACCGGCATTTGATCGAGCCCTTTATCGAATTGATCAATGGCCGTATCGTTGCAGTGCCTTATGCGCAGTGGCGGGTCGTGCCGTTGGCGCAAGATGCCGGCAGTGCGTTACAGGTCAAATTCAATCCGGCCGGGCATATTCTGGGTTCGGCGTATATCGAGTGCGATGTGGCGGCGGGCAAACAAAAACAACGCATCGTCTTTTCCGGCGACTTGGGCGGCCCGTTTACCCCGCTGTTGCCGGCACCGAAATCGCCGTACCGCGCCGATGTGCTGGTATTGGAAAGCACCTATGGCGATCGATTGCACGAGAATCGCAAACAGCGGCAGGCCCGTTTGCAGGCACTGATAGGCCGTTGCCTGCAAAACAGCGGGGTGATCTTGATTCCGGCTTTCAGCATTGGCCGCACCCAGGAACTGCTCTACGAATTGGAAGATATTATTCACAGGCACAAAACCGAAGCGGTAGCCAAAGGCTTATTGTGGCAGGACATGGAAATCATCGTCGACTCGCCGCTGGCCAGCCGTTTTACCGAAGTCTATAAACAGCTTAAGCCTTACTGGGATGCGGAAGCCAAGGCACGTGTGCGCGCCGGCAGACATCCTTTGGCATTCGAGCAACTCACTACCGTTAACAACCATCATGATCACTTGGCTGCCGTATCTTATCTGCAAAAAACCGCCAAGCCTTGTATCGTAATCGCTGCCGGCGGCATGTGCGCCGGCGGGCGTATCGTCAATTATTTAAAGGCCTTGATAGAAGATCAGCGTACCGACATTTTACTGGTAGGTTATCAGGCGGCGGGGACGCCGGGCCGGGATATTCAACAATTCGGACCTAAACACGGGTATGTGGAACTGGACGGGCGGCGTTATACGATTAAGGCCGGCGTTTATGCCTTGAGCGGCTATTCCGCACATGCAGACAAGAATTCTTTGCTACGCTTCGTTAAGGGAATGCGGAAAAAGCCCGACGAAATTCGTTTGATACATGGCGATGATACGGCTAAAAAGGCGTTGCAGCAGGCTTTGGCGGAGCTTTTTCCGGAGATTCGGGTGTTGATTCCCTAA
- a CDS encoding tetratricopeptide repeat protein yields MKLIVTIISLFMLTQPAAAAEDINNLIRQAEAGNADAQFQLVKAYGQGIGVSKDSNKAKHWFSKAAENGHAEAEYWTGYNYFYGQNIEKNLGKALEWYERSANKGYGPAQFMTGYIYQMGHLLGESIRPNLAKAINWYQLAVAKGEMGAQFHFGCFKYFGIGVDKNVVTADSLIQKAAANGQRGAQQFLKSKGEVGEKGLLQICDIYPNIYP; encoded by the coding sequence GTGAAGCTTATCGTCACTATTATTTCATTGTTCATGCTAACCCAGCCAGCAGCTGCGGCTGAGGATATAAATAACCTTATTCGACAAGCCGAGGCTGGAAATGCAGATGCACAGTTCCAACTAGTCAAAGCGTATGGGCAGGGTATTGGTGTTTCCAAAGACTCCAACAAGGCAAAGCATTGGTTTTCCAAAGCGGCCGAAAATGGCCACGCCGAAGCCGAATACTGGACTGGTTACAACTACTTTTATGGCCAGAATATCGAGAAAAATCTTGGCAAGGCCTTGGAATGGTATGAACGATCAGCCAACAAAGGATATGGCCCGGCACAGTTCATGACCGGATACATTTATCAAATGGGGCATTTATTGGGAGAAAGCATTCGTCCCAATCTTGCCAAAGCTATAAATTGGTATCAATTAGCCGTTGCAAAAGGTGAAATGGGGGCTCAATTTCACTTCGGTTGCTTCAAATACTTTGGAATCGGCGTGGACAAAAACGTTGTCACGGCGGATTCACTCATTCAGAAGGCTGCGGCAAATGGTCAAAGAGGCGCCCAACAATTCTTAAAGAGCAAGGGGGAAGTTGGTGAAAAGGGTCTTCTGCAAATCTGCGACATTTATCCAAATATCTACCCCTAA
- a CDS encoding Hsp70 family protein, with translation MNKQTSHYWVGIDLGTTHTVVAYAAVDDVEKRIHLFDIPQLIAPGEVANRPLLPSVRYHPAEGELSADAGFLSAKDSAVLGEAARVLGAKSQGRLVTSAKSWLSHTAVDHTAAILPWGSDDSVFKVSPLEASASYLKHVRTVWEQRFPDAPLQQQQVVITVPASFDESARSLTVEAAKMAGLSGVRLLEEPQAVCYDWLRRHAGSVADSLAGSRLLLVCDVGGGTTDLTLIKVEYGAGEPQLTRIAVGDHLMLGGDNIDLALAHLAESRLRVGDKKLSTADLSQLLEQCRIAKERLLADDAPEQMPVTLLGGGSKLIGGSKSTQLSREEVRQIALDGFLPLSDLNDLPDKKRSGVVEFGLPYAAEPAISKHIAAFLQLHAASARAALNGESGVPDALLLNGGVFRSQALVQRVTALLSGWRNGHAPRLLDNRHPELAVAYGAVGYAMARQEKKLKIAGGAARSYFLQIDSGQQHSKQGVCILPKGSEEGHEILLNDRQFALRVGQPVRFHLMSSSGDGDYPPGALVDMDDERFHSLPPLAVAFEGEQKAEVIVQLLATYTEVGTLQLQCVAVDDASQRWDVEFQIRKKAQLSVRAELPSQLPQALEKIQAVFGAKSKQIDPQAVKTLRVDLEKILAAPRGDWQTPLLRELFGALLEGGKYRRRSEQHERLWLSLSGFCLRPGFGYPLDDWRAEQLWKLYPEGLQFVNEKQNWTEWWTLWRRVAGGLNAEAQQRVFKDIAKFINPAAARQAGVAKQLAMRGYEDMVRLAAALERLPVADKIQLGGWLLKRLEKAGEPESSWWALGRIGGRILFHGNNHDVIAPPIAAEWLAQLLKADWKKQPQAGFAATLLARRCDDRARDIDDDLRLKVLDKLKQAKAAASWQEMVAEYKQLDESQEKQVFGEALPPGLRLI, from the coding sequence GTGAACAAACAAACTTCGCATTACTGGGTTGGCATAGACCTGGGTACCACTCATACGGTGGTGGCTTATGCCGCTGTCGATGATGTAGAAAAACGCATTCATCTATTCGACATTCCGCAATTGATTGCTCCGGGAGAAGTGGCAAACCGGCCCTTGTTGCCGTCGGTACGCTATCACCCGGCCGAAGGCGAGTTAAGCGCCGATGCCGGTTTCTTATCCGCGAAAGACAGCGCGGTATTGGGCGAAGCGGCGCGGGTATTGGGCGCCAAATCGCAAGGCCGGCTGGTGACCAGCGCCAAAAGCTGGTTGTCGCATACTGCCGTTGATCACACTGCGGCGATTCTGCCGTGGGGCAGCGACGACTCGGTATTCAAGGTGTCTCCGTTGGAAGCCAGCGCCAGTTATCTAAAACACGTGCGCACGGTGTGGGAACAGCGTTTCCCGGACGCGCCGCTGCAACAGCAGCAAGTGGTGATTACCGTGCCGGCCTCCTTCGACGAATCGGCCCGCTCCTTAACCGTGGAAGCAGCCAAAATGGCAGGCTTGTCCGGTGTCAGGTTGTTGGAGGAGCCGCAGGCGGTCTGTTACGACTGGCTGCGCCGGCATGCCGGCAGCGTTGCCGATAGTTTGGCGGGCAGCCGCCTGCTGTTGGTGTGCGATGTCGGCGGCGGCACCACGGATTTGACGCTGATTAAAGTCGAATACGGTGCCGGCGAACCGCAATTGACCCGCATAGCGGTCGGCGATCATCTGATGCTGGGCGGCGATAATATCGACTTGGCCTTGGCGCATTTGGCGGAAAGTCGCTTGCGGGTAGGGGACAAAAAACTCTCCACGGCGGATTTGTCGCAATTATTGGAACAATGCCGCATTGCCAAGGAACGCCTGCTGGCGGACGACGCCCCGGAACAGATGCCGGTGACCTTGCTGGGCGGCGGCTCCAAACTGATCGGCGGCAGCAAAAGCACGCAGTTGAGCCGGGAAGAAGTCAGACAAATTGCTTTGGACGGTTTTTTGCCGCTATCGGACTTAAACGATTTACCGGACAAAAAACGCAGCGGGGTGGTGGAGTTCGGCTTGCCCTACGCGGCGGAGCCTGCAATCAGCAAGCATATCGCCGCTTTTTTGCAATTGCATGCCGCCTCCGCCCGGGCGGCATTGAATGGCGAAAGCGGCGTGCCGGATGCCTTGCTGTTGAACGGCGGGGTGTTTCGCAGCCAAGCTTTGGTGCAACGCGTGACGGCGTTGTTGAGCGGCTGGCGTAACGGCCATGCGCCACGGCTTTTAGACAATCGCCATCCGGAGCTGGCGGTGGCCTACGGCGCGGTCGGTTACGCTATGGCCCGGCAGGAGAAGAAGCTCAAAATCGCCGGCGGAGCGGCGCGCAGTTATTTCCTGCAAATCGACAGCGGCCAACAGCATAGCAAACAAGGCGTATGCATCCTGCCCAAGGGCAGCGAAGAAGGCCACGAGATTTTACTGAACGACCGGCAGTTTGCCCTGCGGGTCGGCCAGCCGGTGCGCTTTCATTTGATGTCCAGCAGCGGCGACGGCGATTATCCGCCCGGTGCCTTGGTGGACATGGACGACGAGCGCTTTCACAGCCTGCCGCCGCTGGCGGTGGCTTTTGAAGGCGAGCAGAAAGCCGAAGTCATCGTGCAATTGCTGGCAACCTATACCGAAGTCGGTACCCTGCAATTGCAATGCGTGGCGGTCGATGATGCCAGCCAGCGCTGGGATGTGGAATTTCAAATCCGTAAAAAAGCCCAGCTTAGCGTCAGAGCGGAATTACCCAGTCAATTGCCGCAGGCTCTGGAGAAAATTCAGGCGGTGTTCGGCGCCAAATCCAAGCAAATCGACCCGCAGGCGGTTAAAACCCTGCGCGTCGATTTGGAAAAAATCCTGGCCGCGCCGCGTGGCGATTGGCAAACGCCGCTATTGCGGGAATTATTCGGCGCACTGCTGGAAGGCGGTAAATACCGTCGTCGCAGCGAGCAGCACGAACGCCTGTGGCTGAGTTTGAGCGGCTTTTGCCTGCGGCCCGGTTTCGGCTATCCGCTGGACGATTGGCGAGCCGAACAGCTGTGGAAGCTGTATCCGGAAGGCCTGCAGTTCGTCAACGAAAAACAGAACTGGACCGAATGGTGGACGCTGTGGCGGCGGGTGGCCGGCGGTTTGAATGCCGAAGCCCAGCAACGTGTTTTTAAAGATATCGCCAAATTCATCAATCCGGCCGCAGCCCGTCAGGCCGGGGTGGCCAAGCAATTGGCGATGCGCGGTTACGAAGACATGGTGCGGCTGGCCGCAGCGCTGGAGCGTTTGCCGGTGGCCGACAAAATTCAGCTGGGCGGTTGGTTGCTGAAACGCCTGGAAAAAGCCGGCGAGCCGGAGTCCAGTTGGTGGGCGTTGGGCCGAATCGGCGGGCGGATTTTGTTCCACGGCAACAACCACGACGTCATCGCCCCGCCTATCGCGGCGGAGTGGCTGGCGCAGCTGCTGAAAGCGGACTGGAAGAAACAGCCGCAGGCCGGCTTCGCCGCCACCCTGCTGGCGCGGCGCTGCGACGACAGGGCCCGCGACATCGACGACGACTTGCGGCTAAAGGTGCTGGATAAGCTCAAACAAGCTAAGGCCGCCGCCTCCTGGCAGGAGATGGTCGCCGAATATAAGCAACTGGACGAGAGCCAGGAGAAACAGGTGTTCGGCGAAGCCTTGCCGCCGGGTTTGCGGTTGATTTGA
- a CDS encoding AsnC family transcriptional regulator — protein MIDAIDFQLIAAVQAGLPIAARPYAAIAAQLALSEREVIDRLLSLKAQGLIKRWGVVVKHRQLGYRANAMIVMDIPDERVAALGRQISQLSFVNLCYQRPRQGETWPYNLYCMIHGKSRERVMQQWAALQQSCGLTGVAFEVLFSRRCFKQRGALYRQAGQPQLEASHG, from the coding sequence ATGATTGACGCCATCGATTTTCAGCTGATTGCCGCCGTGCAGGCTGGTTTGCCGATCGCCGCCCGGCCTTATGCGGCAATAGCCGCGCAATTGGCGCTCAGCGAGCGGGAAGTGATAGACCGGTTGCTGAGCCTGAAGGCACAGGGCCTGATCAAACGCTGGGGTGTAGTGGTCAAGCATAGGCAGTTGGGTTACCGGGCCAATGCCATGATTGTGATGGATATTCCGGATGAACGGGTGGCTGCGCTGGGCCGGCAAATCAGCCAGCTCAGTTTCGTTAACCTGTGTTATCAACGGCCACGGCAGGGCGAAACCTGGCCGTATAACCTGTACTGCATGATACACGGCAAAAGCCGCGAGCGGGTGATGCAGCAATGGGCGGCGTTGCAGCAAAGCTGCGGTTTGACCGGAGTCGCCTTTGAAGTGCTGTTCAGCCGCCGCTGTTTCAAGCAGCGCGGGGCGTTGTACCGGCAAGCCGGGCAACCGCAGTTGGAAGCCAGCCATGGATGA
- the nirJ gene encoding heme d1 biosynthesis radical SAM protein NirJ, which yields MFRLSQYMRELLHPSPLTAARKPSGPVVIWNLIRRCNLTCKHCYTTSADIDFPGELTTPEIYAVMDDLKAFKVPVLILSGGEPLLHPDIFVISQRARDMGFYVALSSNGTLINENNIEHIAAIDYQYIGVSLDGMREAHDKFRQKQGSFDASLAGIRLCREHGIKAGVRFTLTQDNAHDFDTLLQLMDDEDIDKFYLSHLNYGGRGNKNRKDDAAFQLTRQVMDKLFEKSLQWERQGLHREVVTGNNDADAVYFLHWVTRRFPEQAEHMQAKLQQWGGNASGVNVANIDNLGNVHPDTFWWHYGLGNVRQRPFSEIWRDVSDPLMAGLKASPRPLKGRCGSCGYQAICNGNTRVRAHQISGDFWAEDPGCYLADEEIGNSAGARLAVSSPV from the coding sequence ATGTTCAGACTTAGCCAATACATGCGGGAATTGCTGCATCCTTCTCCCTTGACCGCAGCGCGCAAACCGTCCGGGCCCGTGGTGATCTGGAATCTGATCCGCCGCTGCAACCTGACCTGCAAGCATTGCTACACCACCTCTGCCGACATCGATTTCCCGGGAGAATTGACCACCCCGGAAATTTACGCGGTGATGGACGACTTGAAAGCCTTCAAGGTCCCGGTGCTGATTCTGTCCGGCGGCGAGCCTTTGCTGCACCCTGATATTTTTGTTATCTCGCAACGGGCTCGCGACATGGGTTTTTATGTGGCTTTGTCCAGCAACGGTACGCTGATTAACGAAAACAATATCGAGCATATTGCCGCCATCGATTACCAATACATCGGCGTCAGCCTGGACGGCATGCGCGAGGCACACGACAAGTTTCGGCAAAAACAAGGTTCTTTCGACGCGTCGCTGGCCGGTATTCGGCTATGTCGCGAACACGGTATCAAAGCCGGGGTGCGTTTTACTTTGACGCAGGATAATGCCCACGATTTCGATACCTTGCTGCAGTTGATGGACGACGAGGATATCGACAAATTCTATCTGTCGCACCTGAATTACGGTGGTCGCGGCAACAAAAACCGCAAGGACGATGCGGCGTTTCAATTGACCCGGCAGGTGATGGACAAGCTGTTCGAAAAGTCCCTGCAATGGGAACGGCAAGGGCTGCACAGAGAAGTGGTGACCGGCAACAACGACGCCGATGCGGTGTATTTTTTGCATTGGGTGACACGCCGTTTTCCTGAACAAGCCGAGCATATGCAGGCCAAACTGCAGCAATGGGGCGGAAACGCCTCCGGCGTCAACGTCGCCAACATCGATAATCTCGGCAACGTGCATCCCGACACCTTTTGGTGGCACTACGGCCTGGGGAATGTCAGGCAAAGGCCGTTTTCGGAAATTTGGCGGGATGTGTCCGATCCCTTGATGGCAGGACTAAAAGCCAGCCCACGCCCGCTGAAAGGCCGCTGCGGAAGCTGCGGTTACCAAGCCATCTGCAACGGCAACACCCGGGTGCGCGCCCACCAAATCAGCGGCGATTTTTGGGCCGAGGACCCGGGGTGTTATTTGGCGGATGAGGAGATTGGGAATTCGGCTGGCGCCAGACTGGCGGTATCAAGTCCGGTTTAA
- the pseB gene encoding UDP-N-acetylglucosamine 4,6-dehydratase (inverting): MLNGKSILITGGTGSFGKKCTQLILERYSPKRLVIFSRDELKQYEMRQVFDQKCMRYFMGDVRDQSRLKRALEDIDVVIHAAALKQVPAAEYNPFECIKTNVLGAQNLIEACLDTGVQRVVALSTDKAAAPINLYGATKLCSDKLFVAANNIAGSRDIRFSVVRYGNVMGSRGSVIPFFLEQRKTGVLPITDPEMTRFNISLQQGVEMVLWALENAWGGEVLVPKIPSYRITDLAMAIGPECEHKIIGVRPGEKIHEEMITESDSFNTVDLGPYFAILPAGAKYNMKNYCARTSAQKVEPGFRYDSGSNQQFLGVEELRSLIDNFVADA, encoded by the coding sequence ATGTTAAACGGAAAAAGCATATTGATCACCGGCGGCACCGGCTCGTTCGGCAAGAAATGTACCCAACTTATTTTGGAACGCTATAGCCCGAAACGGCTGGTGATTTTTTCCCGGGACGAGCTCAAACAATATGAAATGCGCCAGGTATTCGATCAAAAATGCATGCGCTATTTTATGGGTGATGTCCGCGACCAGAGTCGGTTGAAGCGGGCCCTGGAAGATATCGATGTTGTTATACATGCTGCCGCGCTGAAGCAGGTGCCGGCGGCGGAATACAATCCGTTCGAATGCATCAAAACCAATGTGCTGGGTGCGCAGAATCTGATAGAAGCCTGCCTGGATACCGGTGTGCAGCGGGTGGTGGCCTTGTCTACCGATAAAGCGGCGGCGCCGATCAATCTGTATGGCGCGACCAAGTTGTGTTCGGACAAACTATTCGTGGCGGCCAACAATATTGCCGGTTCCCGCGATATCCGCTTTAGCGTGGTGCGCTACGGCAACGTCATGGGTAGCCGTGGTTCGGTGATCCCGTTTTTTCTGGAACAGCGTAAAACCGGCGTGTTGCCCATTACCGATCCGGAGATGACCCGTTTCAATATCAGTCTGCAGCAAGGGGTTGAAATGGTGTTATGGGCGCTGGAGAATGCCTGGGGCGGCGAAGTGCTGGTGCCCAAAATTCCGTCTTACCGGATTACCGACTTGGCCATGGCCATAGGCCCGGAGTGCGAACATAAAATCATTGGGGTGCGCCCCGGCGAAAAAATCCACGAGGAAATGATCACCGAAAGCGATAGTTTCAATACGGTGGATTTAGGGCCTTATTTCGCGATTTTACCGGCGGGCGCCAAATACAACATGAAAAATTATTGCGCCCGCACCAGTGCCCAAAAAGTCGAGCCGGGTTTTCGTTACGACAGCGGCAGCAACCAGCAGTTTCTCGGCGTGGAAGAATTGCGGAGCTTGATCGATAACTTTGTGGCCGATGCCTAA
- a CDS encoding Lrp/AsnC family transcriptional regulator, translated as MDDTDKLIINQLQKGFPICESPYRQVAEHIGIAEDELLNRLQTLLDDGVLSRFGPMYHAEQMGGALTLAALKVPEERFDEVAEIVNGFQEVAHNYARNHTLNMWFVLATERPEQVESVIEQIERQAGLTVYNMPKIREYYVGLQLEA; from the coding sequence ATGGATGATACCGATAAGTTGATTATCAACCAGTTGCAAAAGGGCTTCCCCATCTGCGAATCGCCGTATCGGCAAGTTGCCGAGCACATCGGTATCGCGGAAGACGAACTGCTGAATAGGCTGCAAACCCTGCTGGACGACGGGGTGTTGTCGCGTTTCGGGCCGATGTATCACGCCGAACAAATGGGCGGCGCATTGACCCTGGCGGCTTTGAAAGTGCCGGAAGAACGCTTCGATGAGGTGGCGGAAATCGTCAACGGTTTTCAGGAAGTGGCGCACAACTATGCCAGGAACCATACCCTGAATATGTGGTTTGTGTTGGCGACCGAAAGGCCCGAGCAGGTGGAAAGCGTGATCGAACAAATCGAACGGCAAGCCGGGCTGACGGTCTACAACATGCCGAAAATCCGCGAATACTACGTGGGTTTGCAACTGGAAGCCTGA